actgattctatcctcttgtcaagttgtgccacaaatttctctttcactacatttgcgtttttcccatgtttgcgtttttcccatgtttgcgtttttcccatgtttgcgtttttcccatgtttgcgtttttcccatgtctgcgtttttcccatgtctgcgtttttcccatgtttgcgtttttcccatgtttgcgtgtttcccatgttttcgttttaTCCCATGTCTGCGTgtttcccatgttttcgtttttcccatgtttgcgtatttcccatgttttcgtttttcccatgtttgcgttttccccatgtttgcgtttttcccatatttgcgttttacccatatttgcgttttacccatatttgcgtttttcccatatttgcgtttttcccatatttgcgttttcccccatatttgcgttttttcccatatttgcgttttttcccatatttgcattttttcccatatttgcgtttttcccatatttgcgtttttcgcatatttacgtttttcgcatatttgcgtttttcgcatatttgcgtttttcgcatatttgcgtttttcgcatatttgcgtttttcgcatatttgcgttgttcccatatttgcgttgttcccatatttgcgtttttcccatattttccttgttcccatattttccttgttcccatattttccttgttcccatattttccttgttcccatattttccttgttcccatattttccttgttcccatatttgcgtttttcccatatttgcgtttttcccatatttgcgtttttcccatacttgcgtttttcccatacttgcgtttttcccatacttgcgtttttcccatacttgcttttttcccatacttgcgtttttcccatacttgcgtttttcccatatttgcttttgacctatatttcgttaacccttgaggcttcagactatgtcctaccaactgattctttcctcttgtcaagttgtgccacaaatttctctttcactacatttgcgttcttcccatgtttgcgtttttcccatgtttgcgtttttcccatgtttgcgtttttcccatgtttgcgtttttcccatgtttgcgtttttcccatgtttgcgtttttcccatgtttgcgtttttcccatgtttgcgtttttcccatgtttgcgtttatcccatctttgcgtttttcccatctttggttttttcccatctttgcgtttttcccatctttgcgtttttctcatctttgcgtttttcccatctttgcgtttttcccatctttgcgtttttcccatctttgcgtttttcccatctttgcgtttttcccatctttgcgtttttcccatctttgcgtttttcccatatttgcgtttttcccatatttgcgtttttcccatatttgcgtttttcccatatttgcgtttttcccatatttgcgtttttcccatatttgcgtttttcccatatttgcgtttttcccatatttgcgtttgacctatatttcgttaacccttgaggcttcagactacgtcataccaactgattctttcctcttgtcaagttgtgccacaaatttctctttcactacatttgcgtttttcccataattgtgtttttcccatgtttgcgttttccccatgtttgcgttttccccatgtttgcgtttttcccatgtttgcgtttttcccatgtttgcgttttccccatgtttgcgttttccccatgtttgcgttttccccatgtttgcgtttttcccatgtttgcgtttctcccatatttgcgttcttcccatacttgcgtttttcccatacttgcgtttttcccatacttgcgtttttcccatacttgcgtttttcccatacttgcgttgttcccatatttgcgttgttcccatatttgcgtagttcccttattttcgttgttcccatattttcgttgttcccatattttcgttgttcccatattttcgttgttcccatattttcgttgttcccatattttcgttgttcccatattttcgttgttcccatatttgcgttgttcacatatttgcgttgttcacatatttgcgttgttcccatatttgcgtttttcccatatttgggtttttcccatatttgggtttttcccatatttgcgtttttcccatatttgcgtttttcccatatttgcgtttttcccatatttgcgtttttcccatatatgcgtttttcccatatttgcgtttttcccatatttgcgtttttcccatatttgcgtttttcccatatttgcgtttttcccatatttgcgtttttcccatatttgcgtttgacctatatttcgttaacccttgaggcttcaggctatgtcctaccaactgattctatcctcttgtcaagttgagccacaaatttctctttcactacatttgcgtttttcccatgtttgcgtttttcccatgtttgcgtttttcccatgtttgcgtttttcccatgtttgcgtttttcccatatttgcgtttttcccatatttgcgtttttcccatatttgcttttgacctatatttcgttaacccttgaggcttcagactatgccctaccaactgattctttcctcttgtcaagttgtgccacaaatttctctttcactacatttgcgtttttccc
The Schistocerca piceifrons isolate TAMUIC-IGC-003096 unplaced genomic scaffold, iqSchPice1.1 HiC_scaffold_1698, whole genome shotgun sequence genome window above contains:
- the LOC124737356 gene encoding uncharacterized protein LOC124737356, which codes for MGKTQVWEKRKYGKKASMGKTQVWEKRKYGKNASMGKTQIWEKRKYGKNANMGTRKIWEQGKYGNKENMGTRKIWEQGKYGNKENMGKTQIWEQRKYGNNANMRKTQICEKRKYAKNANMRKTQICEKRKYAKNANMGKTQIWEKMQIWEKTQIWEKTQIWGKTQIWEKRKYGKNANMGKTQIWVKRKYGKNANMGKTQTWEKRKHGKYANMGKTKTWETRRHGIKRKHGKHANMGKTQTWEKRRHGKNADMGKTQTWEKRKHGKNANMGKTQTWEKRKCSEREICGTT